Sequence from the Rutidosis leptorrhynchoides isolate AG116_Rl617_1_P2 chromosome 3, CSIRO_AGI_Rlap_v1, whole genome shotgun sequence genome:
ttcggttagatcgttctatctttTCGTTCTTATTATGATTCTTTATTATGCATATTTGCTATCTGATTATTTCGTTTATGATAATATGTATACTTGTTTTCAGTTTCGTATATAATTTTCCTACACCTTgattattattctaataataatgattttagttatGAAAGTTTAAGCATTCGACTTTCGTAAACAAAAAGTGGGCATAATTTATGGTCATACACTATTCAATTATGTCAAATGATGATTGGTTGAAGTTTATTCATTCTTGCATAATTCTCAAGGGACGTGCATTGCTTGTGAAGAAAGTTTTCAAACACAAATATCGAATCTTTACTTTAATTCATCATTGGACTGGTTTCCAACCGCGGCGGCAGGACCAAAGAATTGTGCCAACTTGCTTTCTCGTACCAACAATGGGGCGAAGACCACCATTTTTACATTAGCTAGAGCCATTATTGGAGAAACGTGCGGTATGATAGAGATTTGTGTATGGATAGCATTGGGAAACacgatctaaatcctaaatctaaaccctaaatctaaaccctaaaccctaaatttctaaaccctgatatctaaaccctataaaccccaatatctaaaaccctaatatctaaaacctcaatatacgctcgaaaaacacgataattgttatatattacttcttcgagcgctttccgtcaaaataaaaacatttatcacaaagtgtctttattaaatgttcatattttcatccaatctataatgttcgtgaacaaagttttttcaaaaaacgaaaaaaaaaaaaaagaatttgcttcctccgcttccccccgattagttacttcccccttgttcctaccaatatatatatatatatatatatatatatatatatatatatatatatatatatatatatatatatatatatatatatagtagaaggatcaaatgagaacttttttgtgtgagaaccctgagaactcaaaaatacactgaaattcgagcaaaaaaagaaattcgagcaaaaattggacacgggcgaacaaaaaaagagcaattcgagcaaaaaatgggacaagggcgaacaaaaaagtgatattcgaacaaaaaaaggcGGACGAAtaattttgtgttctacatttttgatagtcgaacaaaaaaatgtagaacacacgggtagtcgaacaaaaatgctgACATTCGAACAAAAATGGGTTCTACATTTTAATTTTTGCTCGAACTTCTTTTGTTTTTTGCTCGCCCGTGCACTTTTTTGCTTTTATTTTAGTGTTTTTGAAGtgtttttggagttcctagagttctcgcactaaaaagttctcactggatcatctttctatatatatatatatatatatatatatatatatatatatatatatatatatatatatatggttcaaacgagaaccattaaaaaggtgagaactgcgagaacctCTTAAATACATGATTAATATGCATTTATATTCAACAAATTACATATAATTGTTATCTAATGCTCATAtcattgcaaaaaaaaaaaaaaaaaaaaaaatgttcacaaccacaaattacatgttcaaTTGTGAATTATACGAAGATGTTCACATGTTCACATGCACATCTGCATATGTGAACGAGAAATTATATACTTGATTATATATTTAAATTGGAGGTTTTTTGGAACTTTTTTTTGTTCAATTTTACTCTTCATCTACATTTATATGCGATTCAACTTACTCACATGTGAAAATCCTTGTAATTTAATGGTTCTCGCAATTCTCGTCTTTTTTttattctcgtttgaacttttgactatatatatagaGGCAGGATCAGTGGGGgaaataaccaatcggggggaagcggggggaagcaaaaaaaaaaaatttcgttttttttgaattttttttttcgggCATCAAGataacacgaaaatatgaacatttagaaaagaaacttcgtgatgaatgttattatttaggcggaaaaacgatcgacaaaaataacgttcaagataatattgttcgtgaagaatgtgaacgtttttttcttcatgttttgtgaagtaaaatttagcccgctttagattttagggtttagggtttagggtttggtgttttgggtttattccataaacccaaaacaccaaaccctaaactctaaaccgttcgtgttaaaaactcaatctaaatcctaaatctaaaccccaaaccctaaatttctaaaccctaatagctaaaacctcaacatacgctcgaaaaacacgataattgttacatattacttcttcgagcatttttccgccaaaataaaaacatttatcacaaagagtctttattaaatgttcatattttcatcccatatataatgttcgtgaacaaagttttttcaaaaaatgaaaataaaaaagtttttgcttcccccgcttcctcccgattggttacttccatcttgatcctaccacaatatatatatatatatatatatatatatatatatatatatatatatatatatatatgtgtgtgtgtgtgtgtgtgtttatatgTACTTGACCAGTATAGTTCTAAAGGTCTAAAGTTGAATCATTGATATATTTGTTCCTTTACATAATGTCCTCACAACACATAAGGCCAAAATAGCATTATAATCAGCtataacaaaaaaataataataataaaaataaaatgcagCAAGCaagatgtcattatattatattatattatattacattttACAACATATACTAACTCCCGTAAATTTAACCCAATCCCACTGCCTACACCCACTCACCTTCACTGTCACACTGTTCCCCTCTACGTAACTACTCCGTACAAAATACCAACCCTCTTCACCTCCTCCAGAAGCTCCTTCATCCCTTACAAAGGGGATGATTcttacacacacttttttgatcttgGTTTTGGCGGAGGTAATGTCATTTAACACCACTTAAAACTCTATTGTCTGTGaagcataaaccctaattttttatcTGGAGCATAAAATCATTGCGTTGATAACTGACATCGCTTCACAGGTTACCTCCAAACTTTCTTCATTGCTGACGAAGGCCGTAATCTTGGGTTTTGGTCTTGAAGATATCTGTAAGTCTGAAAGGTTAGGGTTTAATCAAGCGATTTTTGCCATCTGAAGCAATCGATGTGTCTGAAAGGTTAGCTTTCGATTCTTCTGTTTTTCGGTGCTTATTTGTTTCAGAAAACGTGATATGATTTGCTTATATACTTTCTTGGTTGGTGACGAAGACTGTCGTTTTTGTTGTGGTCTTAAAGCTGTCATCCTTTCCCAATATTTACAAAGTTGTTTGGTTTATTCGATTAACATTAATAGTCTTTTTTTGCTTTGATTCTGATGCATTTGCTTCCGATATTGCTCTCTTAAACGTTGTAAAATCGATACCTCACCATAAGTTATTACGATTTTTTTTGTTATTAACAGCTACAAAATTCATAGTTACAGCCATGTTGATTTGTAGGCATTTTATTCTGAAGCTATATATGACGGATGTTTATTGATTTTGTTGCTGTACGGATTTTAAAGATTATGAATTTATTGCCTTATTAATTTTCTGGGAAACTGGTCAAGACAAACGTGTAATGGTATCAGCATGGAGTTGTTATATTTGTTCTTATATGGGTGGCAATGTTGTTGGCGGTACGTTTGACGGTTATGGTTGTATCGATTGTAGCAATATATGGCAAATAAAGGTTGTGATGATCGTTGCTATTATCATATATGATGTCTAATGGCTATCAGATATTCGTCCCGTATCTTGGCGGAGCAACATCCAGAAGGCACATAATTGGTGCAACTGTGTGTTTGCAGCCACAACGGGTTTAAAATCTCTTTTTATCCCCAAACCTCAATTTTAGATCTCAGCCTACCTAATTTATATTTATTGATTAAAATTAAAGTCTTcagtttcatttttataacaaccaaacTTTGTATAGCTTTGTATTGGTTATTAGTCTTGAAATGAAGATAATTGTTAGCTCCCCACTGGTAAGTTTGCTTTGGAATTACTGTACTCATTGGGTATTTTGGTCATTTTCATATATGGTAAACAGAGGCTGTGATGATCGTTGTTACTATCAGGCTACATGTCTACGGGATTATGGATATCCGACCCGTATCTTGGGGAGACAACACCCGAAAGGTATATAATTGGTGTAACTGTGTGTATATGCAACTATGGCGGGTTTCGAATATTCGTTTGTCCCAAACCACCATTTTTAGATCCGAGCCTCCTTAATCTATAGTCACGATTTGCCtctttattgatttttgtgaattttatttattaaaattgaaGTATAAAGTTTCCTTTTTATCTTTGTTTCGATTGTAATTTTCAGTTAACTTATAAAATAAATTGTGGCATAAAATTTCCAGTTGTATGTGAGTAATAATGGTATTAGAATGTTACCATTGGTATTGTTGCTACCATGTTAATAACTGTAAGTACACTTGCCTTTAAGAAACTTATGGGTGCTATAAATGTGATCAGTTATAAAAGGTACCAAGTTTAATCGTTTAATTATCAATAGGTTGCTCGAGGTTGTGTTAGGTGGTTGATGCTGCTGTGATCAGCGTTAGATAGGTACCAATTCTTTTTCGTTTGATTATAAAGAGTAGTTCAGATTGTGTTACGTGTTTTTACTGATGTGATTTGTGTTAGTTTCCCTACAGATGTTGTTCCTGAACGAAGAACAAGAGATGAGCATTTGAAACATTAGTGTTGGTTTGTTTCTCTACTCTATTTTAATTGCATCTGTCAATATTTTTGTCATATATAATTTTATAGAAGTCCAATGATCGCCAACCCTAATTGTGCTTTTATAATAAAATGTTGTGTGTGGCGTTTAGCTATTAGAAAAATTGTAAGTTATGCATAAGTGCTACGAAGTAGTCTTAGAGAAAGCAAGCTACAGCAGGTTTGATCACAACAGAAGATAAATGAGACGATGTTAATATAAGTAATTAATTCGAGTGTTGAACATAAAAATTCCAGATATCAATTTATTTTGTTTCAATTTTTTTAACCACTGTTTTCTTTAGCTCGGGTGCATCCCATTGTTTAATTGGTATCTCATGTTGTTTAATTGATGTTCTACTTGAAGTTAGTAAGTTTAACCCAAATTTTATAATTGGTAGATGACATGAAGCTACACTTTACTGCATTGTCATTGTTGACTCCGAAATCGATATTTTAAATTTAGTTTAAAATGCACATTTCAACAAGAAGAAACATAATCATGCACTCATACATATGTGCCGATTATAGATGCACCATTATTTTACCGTCCACAAACGAAGATGAGATCTTTACCCAAAAAATAATAAGATGGGAATATGTATCTTATAATTCAATCAGTTTGCACCCATACAAAATACATGTATGGCTTTTTTCGTTTGCGTAGGATTTAACCATAGGGTTTAGTTTAATAACCTTTACGAACTTTGGCCAGTTTGCTATTTGATGATGTACTCTTTTTGTGGATATACATCAATTAATTGTTTTATATTCTAATGTTGTAGGTGAACCAAATGGGTCaagagtgaaaggacccgttcatatacattataaacgattcacaatagttgattacatcgcgaggtatttgacctctgtatgatacattttacaaacattgcattcgtttttaaaagacaaactttctttacatcaaaagttgacagcatgcataccatttcataatacatccaactataattgacttaataataatcttgatgaactcaacgactcgaatgcaacgtctttcgaaatatgtcatgaatgactccaagtaatatctttaaaatgagaaaatgcacagcggatgatttctttcatacctgagaataaacatgctttcaagtgtcaaccaaaaggtttgtgagttcataggtttatcgtaaacaataaaattcatcattttaatagaccgcaagatttaaatacagtacacctacctcgtgtacaaaatcatatttcgtaatgcttagcagagtaggttcgtatccttttctcccccgtaggttgcctcgcgatttttaatatctttcataaacataatctcatatcaggcatttcgcacggcatagagataaaagtcattcatacgaactacaaacacctggtaatcgcccttaacaaaatgcatctagaatatcccccgcataccggcatttcgcacggtcatgcaaaaagaatacaatcaggccactcttttaaatatgatggttgtgtacacctcacaaacagatcatatcttttaaagctggcggttgtatacctattttgaaagtactaaagcagttcaaattctctgactggggctggttagtgcccatagatctatctttaggattcacgtcaattaggagctcggtttcctaattcttagattaccagactaaaaggggtgatatccggtgtactcataataactcattcgtagaatgtttttaagtacttgtgtctatttcgtcaaacatttataaaagcatttcatgtattcgcatttcaaaaatatatttcaaaagcatttaataaagcagttgtaaaaacaacgcatgtattctcagtcccaaaaatgtaaagagtaaagggaatcaaatgaactcacaataatgtattttgtagtaaaaatacatatgacgatattgaacaatgcagggttggcctcggattcacgaacctatatcatttgtatatttattaatatacatagttgtaatcgaacaatatatatatatatatatatatatatatatatatatatatatatatatatatatataaatttattagttatatactttttataataataatatatatgtttcatatatttattttgttatatgaaatattacttttcgttttgttatatgtattaaatatatttttatatatgtatatatcatttgtttgttaaaaaataacaattttagtaatactacgataaaaatgataataatcataagacttaatattactaaataattatattaatgatcttaataatgatatttataataataactgtaaaatataaatttttcggttaatgatacttataataatgattttagtaattatattgtaacaccccgtttttctaaacatgacgctcggggcatcatttgaagtccaagaatgattatttaatagtttggatgtaatgaattgaccacgattgactttgggatgttttaaaagtgaaattggagtacatcagataaactgtcgagtttgagtacAGTTTGTCGCGTTCTTgtgcgtcgcgttccgtgacaaacatgcttgaaacgagacaacttctgatggtgatttctgtccactttgtcgcgtttgagtgttgtgtgtcgcgtattggtgtcgcgaaacgcaacacggtgtcgcgaaacgcgacaaatgtcgctgtaatgacattattaacccattttaatggaatcttttgagggtgttttggtaaattcacttatggccggttctagagccataagactgattcaaggctcatattaTCCTCATCTTCACTCAAAAACACTCTCAACTCCAAACCCTAAAGAGAGATTGAGTTTTAGAGAGATAAAGCttcttttggagaagaagaagagggtttcgggtcaaacctcaagtgttaaagttgttccactcgtcaacggcatcattttggcggtattggtaagtctcaactccgaatttctttcttgtgatttgatattcaagtttagggttttgagctagttagttgtaaaacccatttaggaggtgaaatgggtaattgtaactagttattgttgatgttggtgggttttgggttggttaatgatttaaccatgtttaaggcttgtatgtagtgtgtaatcactagtagtagtgattatagaagtgatggaaccactttgggtgtattttggttaactaattttgaaatgggtcaaaattagggttaatgTGTCATATTGGACAAGATTGGTATTTAACGCCTATGCttgagtttaattggcatattaggacccttttcacttgtgttagtgattattggctagttttggcatggtttgagcttggaagtgcaatttgggtcgaaattgcactagttgtcaatttgggttgatttgtaaatccaccctaattgtgttgttgtatttgtgattaatggaataggtacgttccattggcgtgttgcggattattggattgcacttcatcgaggcgttaaggtgagtgtaaatttactatgcacatgtgtatgtgtaaaatgggtgcgtgtgtgtagagtgactcttgcttgggtttactctatgttgttgtggttgaatggactcctcttatgcttcgggtccatgtgatacgcttatgcattGGGGGCTTTTACCGATGgtgttgtgaattggctagcgccttggataaccctttttggcgatgggttgctagatttgttgttgaggaaatgaatctcggttagtgcggattcatgatgacttggGTTGTTTCGGTCATCTCGTTGAagaggtgaatttcgggttgtgcgaattcactaaggctcgggtagttcggccattcTCGGTTGTcgatgtggtgaaggtagtgaatctcgggtagtgcgaattcactaaggtccgggtggttcggccaaccttcatatggtttgagttaaggggttaaccttattgttatattgttgattatatttattgcgTACGCGTATATACTtcttgttgtgttgtagctaatcttgtggcattagcttggtgattacgtagcgtgtagctactttgtgtattgtgctcttttgtagtttgtttgcCATGCGGATacggtatgtgttattttgatgtttggtgatgcgtagtcattttatgcatatgtatgtgtatagtatcctTACAttaactaagcattagcttaccctctcgttgttgatatttttataggttcgcatgcttggcggctcgggtaagcttgggaattagagatctcggctaggttgctttagaagatcttgcttttggactctattaggatttgggtagcgtagtcccaaatcaccatgctcggttttgtgtaaacgtaactagtcggggcataatgattataaccggtttatgatttaattaatgaaccattgtattaaggagtttaaattattaatgtatgttttaagttcgatgaacttactttgacaACAAATACGtattggaatatgtgtaacgggacctaaagtattatttaacgcgtattaaaaggaaaaaaattttatgggccggttttaatacgggttgggttgtttcaagtggtatcagagcatggtctaagggatttaggtgacttgagataggtgcctagacttagacttttgtgtgtgcttatttgttgcgggacttttaggtgtacgggtcggaatgagaacttggttagtgccttagcgtgaaggtgaactaactaggattttggcttgtgttgtgacgtaattcttgcgtgtgcttatatcgcgtagaatttgcgttgtgttggtttatatcatcgagcgaggcggtcgttgtactaacgagtcgatacggcgtgtgtgcgtaataaggacttgcaaaccttattacgggtgcaaatcgtgtcaaacaagtgatgtacgacgagtgttgagcaagatggggcggtgttgtgcgtatggttttatacgttcgtggactaatcgttttgcattctttagaatggcgacgcgaaacgagatcgagacgaatgacgaataGTTTAATACTAgaattgcggccgccgttgcggagcaaatgagtgcgttggaagaaagaatggataggaggtattccgaatttcggggtagtagtgaaatggagcgttgtcttaagggcttgatgaggactaaacctccgatgtacgatgggaaacaggatcctttggtaagcacaacttggatctcggatgtcgaaggatgttttcgcacgattgaatgccctcccgagaagaggacaagactcgataCTAGcttattgcggggtagggcaaaggattggttggatggtaagattgatcttgtcggtggtgaaccatttatggcgttatcgtgggacgagtttaagaaggaattcttcgaggagttccggacttcagccgatttgtcggaaatgcgtaatgagttgcgaaatttgcaacaaggatcgatggacttgaatactctaaagacgacctttatgtcgaaggctcatttttgcccggagtatatttggaatgatcggatgttgatggaagatttctatcggactttgaattatgagttgcagggcaaaattagcgttggccaagttaactcgtttgcagagttattcaacatggctaggggttttgagtcgtattcgcgatcgaagattggtgaaccttcaagtaagagaagggttgatttgtatggtgctccaagtaagaaaactaaggacgcgagtgcgagtatgggtaatgtggagaaaggttcGGCGAGTTCTCGTGcccctagatgtttcaattgtggtgttaggggccacaagttatgggaatgcacaatgccgataagtgatgacgggatgtgctactattgtcataaggagggacatcgcaagccggattgtcctgagttggcggcggcgaatgcagcaaggagacgttgaggtacgtttcattttaataaatatgccctttgaatatttatttatgtgtcgaTGTGTTCGAGTTTGTGGGTTGCAtagtgttttgcatgttattgttaagggt
This genomic interval carries:
- the LOC139898258 gene encoding uncharacterized protein, with product MSALEERMDRRYSEFRGSSEMERCLKGLMRTKPPMYDGKQDPLVSTTWISDVEGCFRTIECPPEKRTRLDTSLLRGRAKDWLDGKIDLVGGEPFMALSWDEFKKEFFEEFRTSADLSEMRNELRNLQQGSMDLNTLKTTFMSKAHFCPEYIWNDRMLMEDFYRTLNYELQGKISVGQVNSFAELFNMARGFESYSRSKIGEPSSKRRVDLYGAPSKKTKDASASMGNVEKGSASSRAPRCFNCGVRGHKLWECTMPISDDGMCYYCHKEGHRKPDCPELAAANAARRR